One segment of Phaeacidiphilus oryzae TH49 DNA contains the following:
- a CDS encoding ArsR/SmtB family transcription factor, producing MHLVPAERAHRRAIDEHTVCEAIAGIGDPAGVRAWSELFGLLADPGRLSLLLAVRSAGPIAVSDLALATGISDTAVSQALRLLRAAGAVRAEKEGRVVRYSLSSPRVDMLLANLTAS from the coding sequence ATGCATCTGGTTCCCGCCGAGCGCGCCCACCGGCGCGCGATCGATGAGCACACGGTGTGCGAGGCAATCGCCGGGATCGGCGACCCGGCCGGGGTGCGCGCCTGGTCCGAGCTGTTCGGCCTGCTGGCCGATCCGGGCCGGCTCTCGCTGCTGCTCGCGGTGCGGAGCGCGGGGCCGATCGCGGTCTCCGACCTCGCCCTCGCGACCGGCATCAGCGACACGGCGGTCTCGCAGGCGCTGCGGCTGCTCCGCGCGGCGGGCGCGGTCCGCGCGGAGAAGGAGGGCCGGGTCGTCCGCTACTCCCTCAGCTCCCCGCGGGTGGACATGCTGCTGGCCAACCTCACCGCTTCTTGA
- the nicT gene encoding Nickel transporter NicT produces MATGMPASTQAQKQQKKSSAVPRRTRADWLRTGGLLAVILALHLLAFGLLLLVVAPRRHTVGNQVFGVGLGITAYTLGMRHAFDADHIAAIDNTTRKLMADGKRPVSVGFWFALGHSSVVVLLALLIATGTRAVGTLTGTGAGQGSGAHRVLELVGTCVSGGFLYLIAALNLVSLAGIARVFRAMRSGVFDERELERRLDGRGLLNRVLGRLTRSITRPGQMYPVGLLFGIGFDTATEVTLMVMAGSGAAAGLPWYGIVCLPLLFAAGMSLFDTLDGTFMNFAYEWAFANPVRKVYYNLTITGLSVAVAFLIGTVELVGVLHRQLGLADPVSGWISGVDLNNVGFVIAGLFVLVWAGALAYWRLGGVERRYTAGAGEKL; encoded by the coding sequence ATGGCTACCGGTATGCCTGCGTCGACGCAGGCGCAGAAGCAGCAGAAGAAGAGTTCGGCCGTCCCCCGCCGCACCCGCGCGGACTGGCTGCGGACCGGGGGGCTGCTGGCCGTCATCCTCGCCCTCCACCTGCTGGCCTTCGGCCTGCTGCTCCTGGTGGTGGCGCCACGCCGGCACACCGTGGGGAACCAGGTGTTCGGGGTCGGGCTCGGGATCACCGCGTACACCCTCGGCATGCGGCACGCCTTCGACGCGGACCACATCGCCGCCATCGACAACACCACCCGCAAGCTGATGGCGGACGGCAAGCGGCCGGTCTCGGTCGGCTTCTGGTTCGCCCTCGGCCACTCCAGCGTGGTCGTCCTGCTGGCGCTGCTGATCGCCACCGGCACCCGGGCCGTGGGCACCCTCACCGGGACCGGCGCCGGCCAGGGCTCGGGCGCCCACCGGGTGCTGGAGCTCGTCGGCACCTGCGTCTCCGGCGGCTTCCTCTATCTCATCGCCGCACTCAACCTGGTCTCGCTGGCCGGGATCGCCCGGGTCTTCCGGGCCATGCGCTCCGGCGTCTTCGACGAGCGGGAGCTGGAGCGGCGGCTGGACGGCCGCGGGCTCCTCAACCGGGTCCTCGGCCGGCTGACCCGCTCGATCACCCGGCCGGGCCAGATGTACCCGGTGGGCCTCCTCTTCGGGATCGGCTTCGACACCGCGACCGAGGTGACCCTGATGGTGATGGCGGGCAGCGGCGCCGCCGCCGGGCTGCCCTGGTACGGCATCGTCTGCCTGCCGCTGCTCTTCGCCGCCGGGATGTCACTCTTCGACACTCTGGACGGCACCTTCATGAATTTCGCGTATGAATGGGCCTTCGCCAACCCGGTCCGCAAGGTCTACTACAACCTCACCATCACCGGGCTCTCGGTGGCGGTGGCGTTCCTGATCGGCACGGTGGAACTGGTGGGTGTGCTGCACCGGCAGCTGGGGCTCGCCGACCCGGTCAGCGGCTGGATCTCGGGCGTCGACCTGAACAACGTCGGCTTCGTGATCGCCGGCCTCTTCGTACTGGTGTGGGCGGGTGCGCTGGCCTACTGGAGGCTCGGCGGGGTGGAGCGCCGGTACACCGCGGGGGCGGGCGAGAAGCTCTGA
- a CDS encoding L,D-transpeptidase, whose translation MAESGGAAAPGGEKERRDGGARGRRVVRRTTGMAAVAALALVGASACSSGGSGGSASQQMKVSDAKISVAFSKASDGGVATDKPVKLNVTGGTLASVTVADSQGDPVAGTLKSGTWTPTSPLGTGAKYVLRASATSGSGTKPKVDRISFTTESPGSDSQMLLDSISPAKDSVVGVAQPVSIIFSTPVAESARAAIEKQIKITTSNGTTGAFHWFGDSRVDWRPQNYWQTGTKVTVAADFNGVSDGNGRLGIHDYVHHFTVGSDVRVVDDINSHQMKVYNGGKLVRTMASDAGRPGMSTWTGTMAIIDKQPTVHMTSCSVGIACSKSDPNYYDLSLPWDLHLTYSGTYIHYSTGDTDPGSDNSSHGCIHLALADAKWLYGYVKPGDPVTVNGSGDKAAADNGFADWNMSWSQWKTGSSAAYNA comes from the coding sequence GTGGCGGAGTCGGGCGGCGCGGCGGCGCCGGGCGGCGAGAAGGAGCGGCGGGACGGCGGCGCACGCGGGCGGAGGGTCGTCCGGCGGACGACCGGGATGGCCGCGGTCGCCGCGCTGGCGCTGGTGGGCGCGAGCGCCTGCTCCTCCGGCGGCAGCGGCGGCAGCGCCAGTCAGCAGATGAAGGTCTCCGACGCGAAGATCTCGGTGGCGTTCAGCAAGGCCTCGGACGGCGGTGTGGCCACCGACAAGCCGGTGAAGCTGAACGTGACCGGCGGCACGCTGGCCTCCGTCACCGTCGCCGACTCCCAGGGCGACCCGGTGGCCGGCACGCTGAAGTCCGGGACCTGGACGCCGACCTCCCCGCTGGGCACGGGCGCCAAGTACGTGCTGCGGGCCAGTGCCACGTCCGGTTCCGGCACCAAGCCCAAGGTGGACCGGATCTCTTTCACCACCGAGTCCCCGGGCAGCGACAGCCAGATGCTGCTGGACTCGATCAGCCCCGCCAAGGACTCCGTGGTCGGCGTCGCGCAGCCGGTCTCGATCATCTTCTCCACCCCGGTCGCCGAGTCGGCCCGGGCCGCCATCGAGAAGCAGATCAAGATCACCACCTCGAACGGCACCACCGGGGCCTTCCACTGGTTCGGCGACAGCCGGGTGGACTGGCGGCCGCAGAACTACTGGCAGACCGGCACCAAGGTCACCGTGGCCGCCGACTTCAACGGCGTCTCGGACGGCAACGGGCGGCTGGGGATACACGACTACGTCCACCACTTCACCGTCGGCTCCGACGTGCGGGTGGTCGACGACATCAACTCCCACCAGATGAAGGTCTACAACGGCGGCAAGCTGGTGCGGACCATGGCCTCGGACGCCGGGCGGCCGGGGATGTCCACCTGGACCGGGACGATGGCGATCATCGACAAGCAGCCCACGGTGCACATGACCTCGTGCAGCGTCGGGATAGCGTGCTCGAAGAGCGACCCCAACTACTACGACCTGTCCCTGCCGTGGGACCTCCACCTGACGTACTCCGGTACGTACATCCACTACTCGACCGGCGACACCGACCCGGGCTCGGACAACAGCTCGCACGGCTGCATCCATCTCGCGCTGGCGGACGCCAAGTGGCTGTACGGCTACGTGAAGCCGGGGGATCCGGTCACGGTGAACGGGTCCGGTGACAAGGCGGCGGCGGACAACGGGTTCGCGGACTGGAACATGTCCTGGTCGCAGTGGAAGACGGGCTCGTCCGCGGCGTACAACGCGTAG
- a CDS encoding SPFH domain-containing protein — protein sequence MFGYRVPAPDQAMLISGGRRGLQGAPFRVVTGHGKFVLPVFRKVRYLTLAMCEAEVAETCVTRQGIALTVRAVIAFKVGNDDESIVNAGQRFLSDQDQMSILTGRIFAGHLRSIIGSMTVEEIVTERQKLATEVLDTSKAEMAKIGLIVDSLQIQSIDDGKTGYIDAMSAPHRAAIQRQAQIAQAEASRAAAEAQQAAARKQAEYTRETSVVQAQYQAEVDQAQARAAQAGPLAQASAQQEVLAAQTELAQRQALLRQQQLIAEVVKPAEAEAERIRVMAKADAERMRIQAEAAASNDRVALDQKLIDQLPMIVKEAAAGLSGANVNVLNGADGLGEIAAGLVGQGLTILDSVRNNLRNGDGSGAGAQRSTPKERLAIDE from the coding sequence ATGTTCGGTTACCGGGTGCCCGCGCCCGACCAGGCGATGCTGATCTCCGGGGGGCGGAGGGGGCTCCAGGGAGCACCGTTCCGGGTGGTCACCGGGCACGGCAAGTTCGTCCTGCCGGTCTTCCGCAAGGTCCGCTACCTCACCCTCGCGATGTGCGAGGCAGAGGTCGCCGAGACCTGCGTGACCCGGCAGGGGATCGCGCTCACCGTCCGCGCGGTGATCGCGTTCAAGGTGGGCAACGACGACGAGAGCATCGTCAACGCCGGCCAGCGGTTCCTCTCCGACCAGGACCAGATGTCGATCCTGACCGGCCGGATCTTCGCCGGCCACCTGCGGTCGATCATCGGCTCGATGACGGTCGAGGAGATCGTGACGGAGCGCCAGAAGCTGGCCACCGAGGTGCTGGACACATCGAAGGCGGAGATGGCCAAGATCGGCCTGATCGTGGACTCTCTGCAGATCCAGTCCATCGACGACGGCAAGACCGGCTACATCGACGCGATGTCCGCCCCGCACCGGGCCGCGATCCAGCGGCAGGCGCAGATCGCCCAGGCCGAGGCCTCCCGGGCGGCGGCCGAGGCGCAGCAGGCGGCGGCCCGCAAGCAGGCCGAGTACACCCGCGAGACCTCGGTGGTCCAGGCGCAGTACCAGGCCGAGGTGGACCAGGCGCAGGCCAGGGCCGCACAGGCCGGCCCGCTGGCGCAGGCCAGCGCGCAGCAGGAGGTGCTGGCCGCGCAGACCGAACTGGCCCAGCGGCAGGCGCTGCTGCGTCAGCAGCAGCTGATCGCCGAGGTGGTCAAGCCGGCCGAGGCGGAGGCCGAGCGGATCCGGGTGATGGCCAAGGCCGACGCGGAGCGGATGCGGATCCAGGCCGAGGCGGCGGCGTCCAACGACCGGGTGGCGCTGGACCAGAAGCTGATCGACCAGCTGCCGATGATCGTCAAGGAGGCGGCGGCGGGTCTGTCCGGAGCCAACGTCAACGTCCTGAACGGGGCGGACGGCCTCGGCGAGATCGCCGCCGGGCTGGTCGGCCAGGGCCTGACCATTCTGGACTCGGTCCGCAACAACCTCCGCAACGGCGACGGCAGCGGCGCCGGCGCTCAGCGCTCGACGCCGAAGGAGCGGCTCGCGATCGACGAGTAG
- a CDS encoding carboxypeptidase-like regulatory domain-containing protein — protein MTAIDQTGRQLALARSGADGRYAVRPFAAGALGADGADALVLIASAPGHQPEATTVPLRPGAGPAAVDLLLGGSTGIHGTVLGSGGLPVAGALVVVTDQAGEVVASGLTSAEGGYGFERLAPGGYTLAFTAEGHQPVAVPVDAGAGGPVRQDLTLPQAAAIRGVVRDPAGRPLAHAKVSLLDAGGSVVRNHLTGEDGAYAFDGLAGSEFTLVATGYPPASTAVSLQGGGRDGVDLALAHGAD, from the coding sequence GTGACCGCGATCGACCAGACGGGCCGCCAGCTCGCCCTGGCCCGCTCCGGCGCCGACGGCCGGTACGCCGTCCGCCCGTTCGCCGCCGGGGCGCTCGGCGCGGACGGCGCGGACGCCCTGGTGCTGATCGCCTCCGCCCCCGGCCACCAGCCGGAGGCCACCACCGTCCCGCTGCGCCCCGGCGCCGGCCCGGCCGCCGTCGACCTCCTGCTCGGCGGATCGACCGGCATCCACGGCACGGTCCTCGGCTCCGGCGGCCTGCCCGTGGCGGGAGCCCTGGTGGTGGTCACCGACCAGGCCGGCGAGGTGGTCGCCTCCGGCCTGACCTCCGCCGAGGGCGGGTACGGCTTCGAGCGGCTGGCGCCCGGCGGGTACACCCTGGCGTTCACCGCCGAGGGGCACCAGCCGGTCGCCGTCCCGGTCGACGCCGGCGCCGGCGGACCGGTCCGCCAGGACCTCACCCTGCCGCAGGCCGCCGCCATACGCGGAGTCGTCCGCGACCCGGCCGGCCGGCCGCTGGCGCACGCCAAGGTCTCCCTCCTCGACGCCGGCGGATCGGTGGTCCGCAACCACCTCACCGGCGAGGACGGCGCGTACGCCTTCGACGGCCTGGCCGGCTCCGAGTTCACCCTGGTCGCCACCGGCTACCCGCCGGCCAGCACGGCGGTCTCGCTGCAGGGGGGCGGCCGGGACGGCGTCGACCTGGCGCTGGCCCACGGCGCCGACTGA
- a CDS encoding MFS transporter: MTTARPTTARPGAVVFTLAFAGIVVALMQTLIIPIVGDLPKLLNTSASNATWAITVTLLAAAVATPTVGRLGDLYGKRPMLLISIVPLVGGSVLCAFSDSLLPMVIGRALQGLASGLIALGISALRDLMPPERLGSSVALISSSLGIGGALGLPLAAAIAQHSDWHVLFWVSAGLGLVSGLLILLFVPKTPRRAAAAGRSRFDFAGAVGLGAGLACLLLAISKGSDWGWTSGTTLGMLGGAVALLLIWGWWELRCKDPVVDLRTTARGQVLVTNLASVIVGFAMYAQQLIMPQLMELPRATGYGLGQSIQATGLWMMPGGLGMMLVSPIGAKLTARTNAKITLTVGAIVLAAGYGTAVGLMGHPWGLMIAALIASIGVGFGYGAMPALIMGGVPISETASANSFNTLMRSIGTTVSSAVIGVVLAHMTVTMGGVALPSRTGFRTGLLIGCGVAVVAGAVALAIPLNRASRGASAAEDARDAQDAQAPQAEQVLRDAQGAEVGAGSAAEAVAAPPPCTRRSPPSPPRRPTPPGSPPPPSTAASSPRTAGRSPARP; this comes from the coding sequence ATGACCACCGCCAGACCCACGACGGCGCGACCAGGGGCCGTCGTCTTCACGCTGGCCTTCGCCGGCATCGTGGTCGCCCTGATGCAGACGCTGATCATCCCGATCGTGGGTGATCTGCCGAAGCTCCTGAACACCTCCGCCTCCAACGCCACCTGGGCGATCACCGTCACCCTCCTCGCGGCCGCGGTCGCCACCCCCACCGTCGGCAGGCTCGGCGACCTCTACGGCAAGCGCCCGATGCTGCTGATCAGCATCGTTCCGCTGGTCGGCGGCTCGGTGCTGTGCGCGTTCTCGGACTCGCTGCTGCCGATGGTGATCGGCCGGGCGCTCCAAGGACTCGCCTCCGGCCTGATCGCTCTCGGCATCAGCGCGCTCCGCGACCTGATGCCGCCCGAGCGGCTCGGCTCCTCGGTCGCCCTGATCAGCTCCTCGCTGGGGATCGGCGGCGCCCTCGGCCTCCCGCTGGCCGCGGCCATCGCCCAGCACTCCGACTGGCACGTGCTGTTCTGGGTGTCGGCCGGCCTCGGCCTGGTCTCCGGACTGCTGATCCTGCTGTTCGTCCCGAAGACCCCGCGCCGGGCGGCGGCGGCCGGGCGCTCCCGCTTCGACTTCGCCGGGGCCGTGGGCCTCGGGGCCGGCCTCGCCTGCCTGCTGCTGGCGATCTCCAAGGGCTCCGACTGGGGCTGGACCAGCGGCACCACCCTCGGGATGCTCGGCGGCGCGGTGGCCCTGCTGCTGATCTGGGGCTGGTGGGAGCTGCGCTGCAAGGACCCGGTGGTGGACCTCCGCACCACGGCCCGCGGCCAGGTGCTGGTCACCAACCTGGCCTCGGTGATCGTCGGATTCGCCATGTACGCCCAGCAGCTGATCATGCCTCAGCTGATGGAGCTGCCCAGGGCCACCGGCTACGGCCTCGGCCAGTCCATCCAGGCCACCGGCCTGTGGATGATGCCGGGCGGGCTGGGGATGATGCTGGTCTCACCGATCGGCGCCAAGCTCACCGCCAGGACCAACGCCAAGATCACCCTGACCGTCGGCGCGATCGTCCTGGCCGCCGGCTACGGCACCGCGGTCGGCCTGATGGGCCACCCGTGGGGCCTGATGATCGCCGCGCTGATCGCCAGCATCGGCGTCGGCTTCGGGTACGGCGCCATGCCGGCCCTGATCATGGGCGGGGTGCCGATCTCCGAGACCGCCTCGGCCAACAGCTTCAACACCCTGATGCGGTCGATCGGCACCACCGTCTCCTCGGCGGTGATCGGCGTCGTCCTGGCCCATATGACGGTGACGATGGGCGGCGTCGCCCTGCCCTCGCGTACCGGCTTCAGGACCGGGCTGCTGATCGGCTGCGGGGTCGCCGTGGTCGCCGGGGCGGTCGCGCTGGCCATCCCGCTGAACAGGGCGTCGCGGGGCGCGTCGGCCGCGGAGGACGCGCGGGACGCACAGGACGCGCAGGCCCCGCAGGCCGAGCAGGTCCTGCGGGACGCCCAGGGCGCGGAGGTCGGGGCCGGCTCCGCCGCCGAGGCCGTGGCCGCCCCACCCCCGTGCACGCGGCGGTCGCCGCCCTCGCCGCCGAGGCGGCCGACGCCGCCCGGGAGCCCGCCCCCGCCGTCCACGGCAGCGTCCTCTCCTCGGACGGCCGGCCGGTCCCCGGCGCGACCGTGA
- a CDS encoding MarR family winged helix-turn-helix transcriptional regulator — MKKPTEAVEYETMLLGRHVWLSSRTKHTAGSLERSAYILLSRLELVGMMSIGELSEAFGLDASTLNRQTKAMTREGLIERIPDPEGGIARKFRLTEDGSRRLAEARSEMVGGLDKVLADWSPEEVQNFVDCLRRFNASIEQIEGRPWPRP, encoded by the coding sequence GTGAAGAAGCCGACCGAGGCGGTGGAGTACGAGACGATGCTGCTGGGCCGGCACGTCTGGCTGAGCTCCCGTACCAAGCACACCGCGGGCAGTCTGGAGCGCAGCGCCTACATCCTGCTCTCCAGGCTGGAGTTGGTCGGGATGATGTCCATCGGCGAGCTGAGCGAGGCCTTCGGCCTGGACGCGTCCACCCTCAACCGGCAGACCAAGGCGATGACCAGGGAAGGCCTGATCGAGCGGATCCCCGACCCGGAGGGCGGGATCGCCCGCAAGTTCCGGCTCACCGAGGACGGCTCGCGGCGGCTCGCCGAGGCGCGCAGCGAGATGGTCGGCGGCCTGGACAAGGTCCTCGCCGACTGGTCCCCGGAGGAGGTGCAGAACTTCGTGGACTGCCTCCGCCGCTTCAACGCCTCCATCGAGCAGATCGAGGGCCGCCCCTGGCCGCGGCCCTAG
- a CDS encoding ABC transporter ATP-binding protein, whose amino-acid sequence MNTVLELDHVSRSYGRRSRAVHALCEIDVRVPEHTLTAVTGPSGSGKSTFLQCAAGLDRPTSGVVRLGGREISRMRERELSRLRRTRVGFVFQSFNLLPALTAQQNVLLPLRLEGRRRDPARAREWLARVGLEGRADARPGELSGGQQQRVAIARALITEPEVVFADEPTGALDQETAAGILDLLREAVDRQGATVVLVTHDPAVTARADRVLRLDHGRLVQDTGAGAAAGFGSGPGIGSAAVPGTGLKTGLGTGPGGGGDGSPAVGTAAAGGRFR is encoded by the coding sequence ATGAACACCGTGCTTGAGCTGGATCATGTCAGCCGGTCCTACGGCCGCCGGTCGCGCGCCGTCCACGCCCTGTGCGAGATCGACGTCCGGGTGCCGGAGCACACGCTGACGGCCGTGACCGGGCCGTCCGGCTCGGGCAAGTCGACCTTTCTGCAGTGCGCCGCCGGGCTGGACCGGCCCACCTCCGGGGTGGTGCGGCTCGGCGGCCGGGAGATCAGCCGGATGCGGGAGCGCGAGCTGTCCCGGCTGCGGCGCACCCGGGTCGGGTTCGTCTTCCAGTCCTTCAACCTGCTGCCCGCGCTGACCGCGCAGCAGAACGTGCTGCTGCCGCTCCGGCTGGAGGGGCGGCGCCGCGACCCGGCCCGGGCGCGGGAGTGGCTGGCCCGGGTCGGCCTGGAGGGACGGGCCGACGCCCGTCCCGGCGAGCTGTCGGGCGGCCAGCAGCAGCGGGTGGCCATCGCGCGGGCGCTGATCACCGAGCCCGAGGTGGTCTTCGCGGACGAGCCGACCGGGGCCCTCGACCAGGAGACCGCGGCCGGGATCCTGGACCTGCTGCGCGAGGCGGTGGACCGGCAGGGCGCGACCGTCGTGCTGGTCACCCACGACCCGGCGGTGACGGCCCGGGCGGACCGGGTGCTGCGACTGGACCACGGCCGGCTGGTCCAGGACACCGGAGCCGGAGCAGCGGCCGGGTTCGGGTCCGGGCCCGGAATCGGATCAGCGGCCGTTCCCGGGACCGGGCTCAAAACCGGGCTCGGGACCGGGCCCGGTGGCGGGGGCGACGGCTCTCCCGCCGTCGGGACCGCCGCGGCGGGAGGGCGGTTCCGATGA
- a CDS encoding ABC transporter permease — protein sequence MSVLRPTGLATAAVRSRPSALAGTFAALVLAATVVTASVSIAVSASTAPRGADATARAQLAELSDTGVAFCVLTVYLSVFVIGQVMSLAVAQLRRESALLRAIGAEPRQIRRMVAVEALGTALAALPVGYVLGTRLGSFWLHGLAGHGMAPAGVPFHSGWPPLAAAGGVLVVCSQLGGLVAGLRASRTRPSEALAETAVQGGERVGAARGLVSLPVLGGAVVLTGVAEAGSVENAAQVIPLVLLAYLVAIGFAGPWIGRCAIVLCAPLLRAFGGAPGELAIAGTRARARRLSAAITPIALVTAFAVAKFTSLTGSGAASDDWGEVFGTLLYVGFAGLVAANTLVMLTLERLREFSLLRAVGAERRQIVRTVAAECLIIAVAGVGAGTAAGFAVMLPLGARTGTPLSGVPGWVWLAVLLFGTVLVAASAGAPLPRMLRVRPMDGLTRRSG from the coding sequence ATGAGCGTCCTCCGCCCCACCGGGCTGGCCACCGCCGCCGTCCGCTCCCGGCCCTCGGCCCTGGCGGGCACCTTCGCCGCGCTGGTGCTGGCCGCCACGGTGGTCACCGCGAGCGTCTCGATCGCCGTCTCGGCCTCGACGGCGCCGCGCGGGGCGGATGCGACCGCCCGCGCGCAGCTCGCCGAACTCTCCGACACGGGCGTCGCCTTCTGTGTGCTGACGGTGTATCTGTCCGTCTTCGTGATCGGCCAGGTGATGTCACTGGCCGTGGCCCAGCTCAGGCGGGAGAGCGCGCTGCTGCGCGCGATCGGCGCCGAGCCCCGGCAGATCCGCCGGATGGTCGCCGTCGAGGCACTCGGCACCGCGCTCGCCGCGCTGCCCGTCGGATACGTACTGGGGACGCGGCTCGGGAGCTTCTGGCTGCACGGCCTGGCCGGGCACGGGATGGCCCCGGCCGGTGTCCCCTTCCACTCCGGGTGGCCGCCGCTGGCCGCCGCGGGTGGGGTGCTGGTGGTCTGCTCACAGCTCGGCGGCCTGGTCGCGGGGCTGCGGGCGTCCCGTACCCGGCCGTCGGAGGCGCTCGCCGAGACCGCCGTCCAGGGCGGTGAACGGGTGGGCGCGGCACGGGGGTTGGTGTCGCTGCCGGTCCTGGGCGGTGCGGTGGTGCTGACCGGGGTCGCGGAGGCGGGGTCGGTCGAGAACGCGGCCCAGGTGATCCCGCTGGTGCTGCTCGCCTACCTGGTCGCGATCGGCTTCGCCGGGCCGTGGATCGGGCGGTGCGCGATCGTCCTCTGCGCCCCTCTGCTGCGGGCGTTCGGCGGGGCGCCCGGGGAGCTGGCGATCGCCGGGACCCGGGCGAGGGCGCGCCGGCTGTCCGCCGCGATCACCCCGATCGCGCTGGTCACGGCGTTCGCGGTGGCCAAGTTCACCTCGCTGACCGGATCCGGGGCCGCATCCGACGACTGGGGGGAGGTCTTCGGCACCCTGCTCTACGTCGGCTTCGCCGGGCTGGTGGCCGCCAACACGCTGGTGATGCTGACCCTTGAGCGGCTGCGGGAGTTCTCGCTGCTGCGGGCGGTCGGCGCGGAGCGGCGCCAGATCGTCCGGACGGTCGCGGCGGAGTGCCTGATCATCGCGGTGGCCGGGGTGGGCGCCGGGACGGCCGCGGGCTTCGCGGTGATGCTGCCGCTCGGCGCCCGTACCGGCACGCCGCTGAGCGGGGTGCCGGGGTGGGTCTGGCTCGCCGTCCTGCTGTTCGGAACGGTGCTGGTGGCGGCGTCCGCCGGGGCCCCGCTGCCGCGGATGCTGCGGGTGCGGCCGATGGACGGTCTGACCCGCCGCAGCGGTTGA
- a CDS encoding sensor histidine kinase, protein MTRRLLRALLGRPREAAYGLLAPAPGFVCGVALLVLLAFGLVASVTQVGVVLLIGALFAARGIGAVHRGLLRGLLGERIQPPPRRARSPRGLLDRVRASLTDADGWRAAAFALAFPPIGVLLVAVAVVPRLYGLAALSYPIWWRLVRGDDGHRGLGLGFGGVHLDNWWAALLVCLAGLLPMALSAWFTRGLLSLVIRPMARGLLGPGRLDVRVHELEETRALAVQDSAATLRRIERDLHDGAQARLVAVAMTLARAREQLARIPGGEPELARGRELVDAALADSRTAITEIRELVRGIHPPALNEGLDVALETLAARAGLPAEAVVELPVRPPEAIETIAYFCAAELLANASRHSGATRVRISAREADGRLRLTVRDDGRGGARLRPGGATRGSGGTGLAGLAERVSTVDGRLLIDSPDGGPTAVTVELPLPAGELTARQPGG, encoded by the coding sequence ATGACGCGCCGTCTGCTGCGTGCGCTCCTCGGCCGGCCGAGGGAGGCCGCCTACGGGCTGCTCGCCCCGGCCCCCGGGTTCGTCTGCGGGGTCGCGCTGCTGGTGCTCCTCGCCTTCGGGCTGGTCGCCTCGGTCACCCAGGTCGGTGTGGTGCTGCTGATCGGCGCGCTGTTCGCGGCCCGCGGCATCGGGGCCGTCCACCGCGGGCTGCTCCGCGGACTGCTCGGCGAGCGGATCCAGCCGCCGCCGCGCCGGGCCCGGTCGCCCCGCGGGCTGCTGGACCGCGTCCGGGCCTCGCTGACCGACGCCGACGGCTGGCGGGCCGCCGCCTTCGCGCTGGCCTTCCCCCCGATCGGGGTGCTGCTGGTGGCGGTGGCCGTGGTGCCGCGCCTGTACGGGCTGGCCGCGCTGAGCTATCCGATCTGGTGGCGGCTGGTGCGGGGCGACGACGGCCACCGCGGCCTCGGGCTCGGCTTCGGCGGGGTCCACCTCGACAACTGGTGGGCCGCGCTGCTGGTCTGCCTGGCCGGGCTGCTGCCGATGGCGCTCTCCGCCTGGTTCACCCGGGGACTGCTCAGCCTGGTGATCCGGCCGATGGCCCGCGGACTGCTCGGGCCCGGCCGCCTGGACGTCCGCGTCCATGAGCTGGAGGAGACCCGCGCGCTGGCCGTCCAGGACTCGGCGGCGACCCTCCGCCGGATCGAGCGGGATCTCCACGACGGCGCCCAGGCGCGGCTGGTCGCGGTGGCGATGACGCTGGCCCGGGCGCGTGAGCAGCTGGCCCGGATCCCGGGCGGGGAGCCGGAGTTGGCCCGCGGACGGGAGCTGGTGGACGCCGCGCTGGCGGACTCGCGCACCGCGATCACCGAGATCCGGGAGCTCGTCCGGGGCATCCATCCGCCCGCCCTCAACGAGGGCCTGGACGTGGCGCTCGAGACCCTGGCGGCGCGGGCCGGGCTGCCCGCCGAGGCGGTGGTGGAGCTGCCGGTCCGGCCGCCGGAGGCGATCGAGACCATCGCCTACTTCTGCGCGGCCGAACTGCTCGCCAACGCCTCGCGGCACTCGGGCGCGACAAGGGTCCGGATCTCCGCGCGGGAGGCGGACGGCCGGCTGCGGCTGACCGTCCGCGACGACGGACGCGGCGGCGCGCGGCTGCGGCCGGGCGGTGCGACACGGGGTTCCGGCGGCACCGGGCTGGCCGGGCTGGCGGAACGGGTCAGTACCGTGGACGGACGGCTGCTGATCGACAGCCCGGACGGCGGGCCCACCGCCGTCACCGTCGAACTGCCGCTGCCCGCAGGAGAGCTGACAGCGCGTCAGCCAGGCGGGTAG